Proteins encoded within one genomic window of Cyprinus carpio isolate SPL01 chromosome A15, ASM1834038v1, whole genome shotgun sequence:
- the LOC109104510 gene encoding olfactory receptor 6N1-like — protein MSVGNISFVKDFVIVGFPGLQLHYYGIVSAALFFVYVCTLAGNAVFFVLFVMTKSLQKPVYYCIINLVVCDVLFSTTTLPKIINRYWFQDGTISFFGCFVQMFFVHYLGSVGSYALAVMAVDRYAAICYPLQYHRLMTNRNVLNLILGCWILGLVGPLMMAIRAYPLPYCAENTIIHCYCDHVSITTLACTDRSLYSISALINALAVLLGSLAVIIYSYCSIFVAVMRISSTRGRMKTFSTCSPQLIIIALFFLPRCFIYLSGNIGIKFNTDLRLVIIMMYSLLPPMINPLIYCLRTDEVKRILRRFKKRKIGISLLLL, from the coding sequence ATGTCAGTGGGAAACATTAGCTTTGTAAAGGATTTTGTGATAGTTGGCTTTCCTGGACTTCAGCTTCATTACTATGGGATTGTATCAGCcgctctgttttttgtttatgtttgtacaTTGGCTggaaatgctgtattttttgttttgtttgtaatgacTAAGAGCCTACAGAAACCtgtttattattgcattataaatCTAGTTGTGTGTGATGTACTATTCAGCACCACAACATTACCAAAGATAATTAACAGGTACTGGTTCCAAGATGGAACCATTTCATTCTTTGGTTGTTTTGTTCAGATGTTCTTTGTGCATTATTTAGGCAGTGTTGGTTCTTATGCTCTGGCTGTAATGGCTGTAGATCGCTATGCAGCAATTTGTTACCCCCTTCAATATCATAGACTCATGACAAACCGAAATGTACTCAATCTGATTCTGGGCTGTTGGATTTTGGGTTTAGTAGGTCCCTTAATGATGGCCATTCGAGCTTATCCTCTCCCTTATTGTGCAGAAAACACCATTATACACTGTTACTGTGATCATGTTTCTATTACAACACTGGCATGCACTGACAGATCACTGTATAGTATTTCAGCCCTAATCAATGCTCTTGCAGTACTACTTGGCTCTCttgctgttatcatttactcttaCTGCTCCATCTTTGTGGCAGTTATGCGAATTTCAAGCACTCGAGGAAGGATGAAGACTTTTTCCACCTGCAGTCCTCAACTCATCATAATTGCCCTCTTTTTCCTAcccaggtgttttatttatttgtccggCAACATTGGTATAAAATTCAACACTGATTTGAGATTAGTTATTATTATGATGTATAGCCTATTGCCACCCATGATCAACCCCCTCATTTATTGTTTAAGAACAGATGAGGTAAAAAGGATTTTAAGACGATTCAAAAAGAGGAAAATTGGCATTTCTTTACTTTTGCTCTGA
- the LOC109053723 gene encoding olfactory receptor 10A3-like translates to MSVGNISFVKDFVIVGFPGLQLHYYGIVSAVMFFVYVCTLAGNAVFFVLFVMTKSLQKPVYYCIINLVVCDVLFSITTLPKIINRYWFQDGTISFFGCFVQMFFVHYLGGVGSYALAVMAVDRYAAICYPLQYHRLMTNRNVLNLILGCWILGLVGPLMMAIRAYPLPYCAENTIIHCYCDHVSITTLACTDRSLYSIPALINALAVLLCSLAVIVYSYCSIFVAVMGISSTRGRMKTFSTCSPQLIIIALFFLPRCFIYLSSNIGIKFNTDLRLVIIMMYSLLPPMINPLIYCLRTDEVKKILRRFKKRKIGISLLLL, encoded by the coding sequence ATGTCAGTGGGAAACATTAGCTTTGTAAAGGATTTTGTGATAGTTGGCTTTCCTGGACTTCAGCTTCATTACTATGGGATTGTATCAGccgttatgttttttgtttatgtttgtacaTTGGCTGGaaatgctgtgttttttgttttgtttgtaatgacTAAGAGCCTACAGAAACCtgtttattattgcattataaatCTAGTTGTGTGTGATGTACTATTCAGCATCACAACATTACCAAAGATAATTAACAGGTACTGGTTCCAAGATGGAACCATTTCATTCTTTGGTTGTTTTGTTCAGATGTTCTTTGTGCATTATTTAGGCGGTGTTGGTTCTTATGCTCTGGCTGTAATGGCTGTAGATCGCTATGCAGCAATTTGTTACCCCCTTCAATATCATAGACTCATGACAAACCGAAATGTACTCAATCTGATTCTGGGCTGTTGGATTTTGGGTTTAGTAGGTCCCTTAATGATGGCCATTCGAGCTTACCCTCTCCCTTATTGTGCAGAAAACACCATTATACACTGTTACTGTGATCATGTTTCTATTACAACACTGGCATGCACTGATAGATCACTGTATAGTATTCCAGCCCTTATCAATGCTCTTGCAGTACTGCTTTGCTCTCTTGCTGTTATCGTTTACTCTTACTGCTCCATCTTTGTGGCAGTTATGGGAATTTCAAGCACTCGAGGAAGGATGAAGACCTTCTCCACCTGCAGTCCTCAACTCATCATAATTGCTCTCTTTTTCCTAcccaggtgttttatttatttgtccagCAACATTGGTATAAAATTCAACACTGATTTGAGATTAGTTATTATTATGATGTATAGCCTATTGCCACCCATGATCAACCCCCTCATTTATTGTTTAAGAACAGATGAGGTAAAAAAGATTTTAAGACGATTCAAAAAGAGGAAAATTGGCATTTCTTTACTTTTGCTCTGA
- the LOC109053722 gene encoding olfactory receptor 10A3-like: MLVGNISSVKDFVIVGFPGLQPHYYGLIAAVLFLVYVFTLVGNAVFVTAFVTTKSLQRPVYYFIINLVVCDVLFSTATLPKIISRYWFQDGTISFLGCFVQMFFVHYLGGVCSNVLVVMAMDRFAAICYPLQYHSIMTNQNVFILIIGSWILSLAGPLMIVIRAYPLPYCAENTIIHCYCDHVSVTTLTCTDRSLYSIPALIYALVVLVGSFAVIIFSYCSIFVAVMRISSTQGRMKTFSTCSPQLIIIALYFLPRCLIYLFGNIGVKYSTDLRLLIVMMYNLLPPMINPLIYCLRTEEVKKILKRPFQKKQIGIPLQSV, from the coding sequence ATGTTAGTGGGAAACATCAGCTCTGTGAAGGATTTTGTCATAGTCGGCTTTCCTGGACTTCAGCCTCATTACTATGGCCTCATAGCAGCTGTTCTGTTTCTTGTTTATGTGTTTACATTGGTGGGAAATGCTGTATTTGTTACAGCTTTTGTAACAACTAAGAGCCTTCAGAGGCctgtatattatttcattataaatctAGTTGTGTGTGATGTACTCTTCAGCACAGCAACATTACCAAAGATAATCAGCAGGTACTGGTTCCAAGATGGAACCATTTCATTCTTGGGTTGTTTTGTTCAGATGTTCTTTGTGCATTATTTAGGTGGTGTTTGTTCAAATGTTCTGGTAGTAATGGCTATGGATCGCTTTGCAGCAATTTGTTATCCACTTCAATATCACAGCATCATgacaaaccaaaatgtattcattttgatCATTGGCTCTTGGATTTTGAGTTTAGCAGGACCCTTAATGATAGTCATCCGGGCGTACCCTCTCCCTTATTGTGCAGAAAACACCATTATACACTGTTACTGTGATCATGTGTCCGTTACAACATTGACATGTACTGACAGATCACTGTATAGTATTCCAGCCCTCATTTATGCCCTTGTAGTACTAGTAGGCTCCTTTGCTGTTATTATATTCTCTTACTGCTCCATCTTTGTGGCAGTTATGCGAATTTCAAGCACTCAAGGAAGGATGAAGACTTTCTCCACCTGCAGTCCTCAACTCATCATAATTGCCCTCTATTTTCTACCCAggtgtcttatttatttatttggcaacaTTGGTGTGAAGTACAGTACTGATTTGCGATTACTCATTGTTATGATGTATAACCTACTACCACCCATGATCAATCCCCTGATTTATTGTTTGAGAACAGAAGAggtaaaaaagattttaaaaagaccATTTCAGAAGAAACAAATTGGCATTCCTTTACAGTCGGTCTAA